In a single window of the Melioribacteraceae bacterium genome:
- a CDS encoding Gfo/Idh/MocA family oxidoreductase produces MSDRTKIGLVGLGGIAQLVHLPILTKLPNVQIVAVSEINKNRLISVSDKFDISNRYEDYKQMLASEELDAVIIATPTNTHKDIALNCLAAEKHLLIEKPVSVNHLEAAQIIKAADKAKKKVMVGMNLRFRPDSMLMKSLANSGELGNIFYVRCGWLRKQSSEEKWFLNKEKSGGGVISDLGILVLDLALWFYGHQKVKSISVQKFSHQTKKVEDSAVGLLRMETDEVINFEVSWGLHSEADTFKMTIYGTKGTAHLNPLRAYRRMESGRIDYTLSGSANSVNLFKKSYENELKHFISAIRENSPIISTIEESYSMMKLLASVYKSAELKKEVII; encoded by the coding sequence TTGAGCGATAGAACTAAAATTGGATTGGTTGGGCTAGGGGGAATTGCTCAACTTGTTCATCTGCCAATTCTAACTAAATTGCCTAATGTTCAAATAGTTGCGGTTTCTGAGATTAATAAAAACCGTCTCATTTCAGTATCCGATAAATTTGATATTTCCAATCGCTACGAAGACTATAAGCAAATGCTAGCCTCAGAAGAATTGGATGCGGTAATTATTGCAACCCCTACCAATACTCATAAAGATATTGCACTAAATTGCCTTGCAGCAGAGAAACATCTTTTGATTGAGAAACCAGTTTCAGTAAATCATTTAGAAGCTGCTCAAATAATTAAAGCTGCAGATAAAGCCAAGAAAAAAGTAATGGTAGGGATGAATTTGAGATTCCGCCCCGATTCGATGCTAATGAAAAGTTTAGCCAATAGCGGCGAGCTCGGAAATATTTTTTATGTGAGATGCGGTTGGCTTCGCAAACAAAGCAGCGAGGAAAAATGGTTCTTGAATAAGGAGAAATCGGGGGGAGGCGTAATCTCTGATCTTGGAATTCTCGTACTCGATTTGGCACTCTGGTTTTATGGTCATCAAAAAGTAAAAAGTATATCTGTTCAAAAGTTTTCACATCAAACCAAAAAAGTTGAAGATTCCGCAGTTGGACTGCTACGCATGGAGACGGATGAAGTAATTAATTTTGAGGTAAGCTGGGGACTTCATTCAGAAGCGGATACATTCAAAATGACTATTTATGGCACAAAGGGTACTGCTCATCTAAACCCGCTTCGGGCTTATAGGAGAATGGAATCGGGAAGAATTGATTATACACTATCTGGTTCTGCTAATTCTGTAAATTTATTCAAGAAATCTTATGAAAATGAATTAAAGCACTTTATATCAGCAATTAGAGAAAATAGCCCTATTATTTCAACCATAGAAGAATCATACTCTATGATGAAATTGCTAGCTTCCGTTTATAAATCTGCCGAATTAAAAAAAGAGGTAATTATATAA
- the dxs gene encoding 1-deoxy-D-xylulose-5-phosphate synthase, with protein MIDKSKYELLFKVDSPADIKNYSIHELKTLCSEIREYLVDVISQTGGHFGGGLGTVELTVALHHVFNTPNDLIVWDTGHQAYPHKIITGRRDQLNTIRQLNGLSGFLKRNESDYDAFGAGHASTSISAALGMAAARDIQKSLKKVIAVIGDGAMTGGMAYEAMNNSGVLKSDLIVVLNDNNMSISQNVWQISNYFNEMIAHPEYNKFKGAIWDLTGKLDQFGDRLRKVAARLETGIKAVITPGMLFEALGFRYFGPINGHNLNQLVKIFNHIKNLNGPILVHTLTEKGKGYKPAEGHVQRLHASTPFDKHTGQAIKKPGAAEAYTAIFGKALVEIAKQDERVVGVTAAMPDGTGMDYMQKNIPGRYFDVGIAEEHAITFAAGMATQGIIPVVAIYSTFMQRAIDQIIHDVALQKLHVVFVLDRAGLVGADGPTHHGSFDLSYLRYIPGIVLMAPKDEAELRDMLFTAVKYEKGPVVIRYPRGSAIGVKLNENFTSIDLGKSEIIKSGNSVALLAVGNMVEYSKTASKILEKEGIECEIINMRFIKPLDLQRLDEVASRFEKIVTLEENSIIGGFGSAVVEYFADKNYKNDIIRVGLPDNFVDHGTQEELHRILGIDPEGIAERVKVFMQNSINNGVLV; from the coding sequence ATGATTGATAAATCAAAATATGAATTGCTGTTTAAAGTCGATTCTCCTGCCGATATTAAGAATTATTCTATACATGAATTGAAAACGCTCTGCTCCGAAATTCGAGAATATTTGGTGGATGTTATTTCACAAACCGGCGGTCATTTTGGAGGCGGTCTTGGTACAGTAGAGTTAACTGTAGCGCTCCATCATGTCTTTAATACTCCTAATGATTTAATTGTTTGGGATACTGGTCATCAAGCGTATCCCCATAAAATTATCACAGGGAGAAGAGATCAGCTAAATACAATTCGTCAATTAAATGGCCTTAGTGGCTTCCTGAAACGAAATGAAAGTGATTACGATGCTTTTGGTGCGGGACACGCGTCAACCTCAATTTCTGCCGCACTAGGTATGGCCGCAGCAAGGGATATTCAAAAATCTCTCAAAAAGGTAATTGCAGTTATTGGCGATGGCGCAATGACGGGCGGTATGGCTTACGAAGCAATGAATAATTCTGGTGTACTTAAAAGCGATTTGATTGTTGTACTCAATGATAACAATATGTCCATTTCCCAAAATGTTTGGCAAATCTCCAATTATTTTAATGAGATGATTGCTCATCCTGAGTACAATAAATTTAAAGGCGCAATTTGGGATTTAACAGGTAAACTTGACCAATTTGGAGATAGATTGAGAAAAGTTGCCGCTCGTCTTGAAACTGGTATAAAAGCTGTTATAACGCCGGGTATGCTTTTCGAAGCGCTCGGATTCCGATACTTTGGTCCTATAAATGGCCACAACTTAAATCAATTAGTGAAAATATTTAATCATATTAAAAATTTGAATGGTCCAATTTTAGTTCACACTCTAACTGAAAAAGGAAAAGGATACAAACCGGCTGAGGGACATGTTCAAAGATTGCATGCCTCAACACCATTTGATAAACATACCGGGCAAGCAATAAAGAAACCGGGGGCAGCCGAAGCTTATACTGCAATATTTGGTAAAGCTTTAGTGGAAATTGCAAAGCAAGATGAAAGAGTGGTTGGGGTAACCGCGGCAATGCCCGATGGAACTGGTATGGATTATATGCAAAAAAATATTCCTGGTAGATATTTTGATGTTGGAATTGCAGAAGAGCACGCAATAACATTTGCGGCCGGCATGGCTACTCAGGGAATAATTCCGGTAGTGGCAATATATTCTACTTTTATGCAGAGAGCCATTGACCAAATAATTCATGATGTGGCACTCCAAAAACTTCATGTTGTTTTTGTATTAGATAGGGCGGGATTAGTAGGTGCCGATGGACCTACTCATCACGGTTCATTCGATTTATCTTATCTCCGATACATCCCTGGTATTGTTTTAATGGCTCCCAAAGATGAAGCTGAACTTCGGGATATGCTTTTCACCGCTGTTAAATATGAAAAAGGACCAGTGGTAATAAGGTACCCGCGCGGTTCAGCTATTGGTGTAAAACTTAACGAAAACTTTACATCAATTGATCTGGGAAAATCGGAAATTATCAAGTCTGGAAATTCTGTTGCTCTACTTGCGGTTGGCAATATGGTTGAATACTCTAAAACTGCGTCAAAAATTCTTGAAAAAGAGGGTATCGAGTGCGAAATAATTAATATGAGATTTATTAAACCGCTGGATTTACAGAGATTGGATGAAGTTGCTAGTAGATTTGAAAAAATTGTTACTCTGGAAGAAAATTCAATTATTGGAGGTTTTGGTTCGGCGGTTGTTGAATACTTTGCGGATAAAAATTATAAAAATGATATTATTAGAGTTGGACTGCCAGATAATTTTGTGGATCATGGTACACAAGAGGAATTGCACAGAATTTTGGGCATCGATCCGGAAGGAATTGCTGAACGGGTAAAGGTTTTTATGCAAAACAGTATTAATAATGGAGTATTAGTTTGA
- a CDS encoding response regulator transcription factor yields MKYKILLADDEKDIVEFLKYNLEEEGFNVITAYDGKEALEKLSQKPDLILLDIMMPRMDGYEVCSKIRAMNEFNNVPIIFLTAKVAEIDEVHGLNIGANDFIKKPISPKTLIARLKANLRKKESESPEPEVISISIGPLEINREKYTVELNGKSIVLPKKEFEILSFLSSNPGKVFPREKILGEIWGDDIFVVERTIDVHVRKIREKLGKYSDLIETIKGVGYRFKDV; encoded by the coding sequence ATGAAGTATAAAATATTATTAGCTGATGATGAAAAAGATATAGTTGAATTTCTAAAGTATAATTTGGAAGAAGAGGGTTTTAATGTGATAACCGCATATGACGGTAAGGAAGCGCTCGAAAAACTTTCTCAAAAACCGGATTTAATTTTGTTAGATATTATGATGCCCAGAATGGATGGGTATGAAGTATGTTCAAAAATTAGAGCAATGAATGAATTTAATAATGTACCAATAATATTTTTAACCGCTAAAGTGGCTGAGATTGATGAGGTTCATGGTCTTAATATTGGAGCTAATGATTTTATTAAAAAACCAATTTCGCCAAAAACTTTAATTGCCCGCCTGAAAGCTAATCTTAGAAAGAAAGAGTCTGAATCTCCCGAACCGGAAGTAATAAGCATTAGTATCGGCCCTCTTGAAATTAACCGTGAAAAATATACTGTTGAATTAAATGGTAAATCAATTGTGCTACCAAAAAAGGAATTTGAGATACTCTCATTTCTATCATCCAATCCCGGGAAAGTATTCCCTCGTGAAAAAATTTTGGGAGAGATTTGGGGAGACGATATTTTTGTTGTTGAACGAACAATTGATGTACATGTCAGAAAGATCCGTGAAAAATTAGGTAAATATTCCGATCTAATCGAAACTATAAAAGGTGTTGGTTACCGGTTCAAAGATGTTTAA
- the xseB gene encoding exodeoxyribonuclease VII small subunit: MAKKKENNFEENVNRLQEISDLLENPETGLEDSIKLYEEGINLAKICYDTLKSAELKITELKQTLETKINFNE; encoded by the coding sequence ATGGCTAAAAAGAAAGAAAATAATTTTGAGGAAAATGTTAACCGACTTCAGGAAATTTCTGATCTTCTCGAGAACCCGGAAACCGGACTTGAAGATTCTATTAAATTATATGAAGAAGGAATTAATTTGGCAAAAATTTGTTACGATACTTTAAAGAGTGCGGAGCTTAAAATTACAGAATTAAAGCAGACGCTTGAAACAAAAATTAATTTTAACGAATAG
- a CDS encoding exodeoxyribonuclease VII large subunit, with product MSDKILTITEITSQIKFTLEEKFDDLVLIGEISNFKAHVSGHWYFTLKDSTAQISATMWRGVNNYVYFTPQDGMKVIVTGKVSVYAPRGSYQIDVRSMKPAGVGELQAAFEKLKQKLSSEGLFDEKYKKGIPQLPAKIGIVTSRDGAAFQDMKSIAQRRFPLTEFVLASCKVQGDGAANEIANAINDLNKLDDIDLIIVGRGGGSLEDLWAFNEEVVARAIFKSDIPIISAVGHEIDFTISDFVADLRAPTPSAAIELATPDMQNLMDWLSNLSDNFYQNLVDKLSDNFSNLRQLIFSYGFRRPLDNLNTKSQQLDNLLYRVENNCESKLKFHKSSLELIWARLESHNIEKVLQKGFALIQQNGRFVKRKEVLDSNSEIKIKFIDGDVIING from the coding sequence ATGAGCGATAAAATTTTAACAATCACTGAAATTACTTCTCAAATTAAATTCACACTTGAGGAAAAGTTTGATGACCTGGTTTTAATTGGAGAGATTTCAAATTTCAAAGCGCATGTGTCGGGTCATTGGTACTTTACCCTAAAGGATTCAACAGCCCAAATCAGTGCGACAATGTGGCGTGGTGTTAATAATTATGTTTACTTCACACCGCAAGATGGTATGAAAGTAATTGTAACCGGAAAAGTTTCGGTTTACGCTCCAAGAGGTTCATATCAAATTGATGTAAGAAGCATGAAACCAGCTGGAGTTGGAGAACTACAGGCGGCATTCGAGAAATTGAAACAGAAACTCTCATCGGAAGGATTATTTGATGAAAAATATAAAAAAGGAATTCCTCAACTCCCCGCAAAAATTGGAATTGTAACATCGAGAGATGGCGCGGCTTTTCAAGATATGAAAAGTATCGCTCAGCGAAGATTTCCTCTTACCGAATTTGTGCTTGCTTCTTGCAAGGTACAAGGGGATGGAGCGGCCAATGAAATTGCTAACGCTATCAATGACTTAAATAAACTTGATGATATTGATTTGATAATTGTAGGAAGGGGAGGCGGTTCTCTGGAGGATCTTTGGGCGTTTAATGAAGAGGTTGTTGCTCGTGCAATTTTCAAGTCGGATATTCCTATTATTAGCGCGGTAGGACATGAAATTGATTTTACGATTTCCGACTTTGTAGCTGATTTGCGAGCTCCAACTCCATCCGCCGCCATTGAACTTGCTACTCCCGATATGCAAAATTTAATGGATTGGCTCTCAAATTTATCAGATAATTTTTATCAAAATTTGGTTGATAAATTATCCGATAATTTTTCAAATTTACGCCAGTTAATATTTTCTTATGGTTTTCGCAGACCATTGGATAATCTAAACACAAAATCGCAACAGTTAGACAATTTATTATATCGTGTCGAGAATAATTGTGAAAGTAAACTTAAATTTCATAAAAGTAGTTTAGAACTTATATGGGCAAGACTTGAATCTCACAACATTGAGAAAGTACTGCAAAAGGGATTTGCATTAATTCAGCAGAATGGAAGATTTGTGAAGAGAAAAGAGGTTCTCGATTCAAATTCAGAGATTAAAATAAAATTTATTGATGGAGATGTGATTATAAATGGCTAA